From Phalacrocorax carbo chromosome 6, bPhaCar2.1, whole genome shotgun sequence, a single genomic window includes:
- the ARTN gene encoding artemin yields the protein MRGGGGGPGDGPRRGHASMEQQVGPPEPRPAGPTTHPQPKEGMLWGLFAILSLLAGLAAGTLRTPHCNETLDTAATPQGMATASPAVEAGVEVPLASAWSQLYGDNATTGGPGDAELTEDLLLRAERSPPGASKAKKGTRKASRGTRGRNCHIRNLMVKVRDLGLGFNSDEIVLFKYCSGSCHRARSNYDLTLSSLLRQQLITPGPQERVLSHPCCRPTRYEAVSFMDVQNTWQTVEKLSAAECSCIG from the exons atgcggggcggcggcggcggcccgggggATGGTCCCCGCCGCGGGCACG CCAGCATGGAGCAGCAAGTGGGGCCACCAGAGCCGAGACCTGCAGGACCCACCACACACCCACAGCCCAAG gaggggatgctgtgggggctTTTCGCCATCCTCTCgctgctggctgggctggcCGCAGGCACCCTGCGAACACCGCACTGCAACGAGACGCTGGACACGGCTGCCACGCCACAGGGCATGGCCACCGCCAGCCCGGCTGTGGAGGCTGGCGTGGAGGTACCGCTCGCCTCTGCCTGGAGCCAGCTGTATG GGGACAACGCGACGACGGGTGGCCCGGGCGACGCAGAGCTGACGGAGGACCTGCTGCTGCGTGCCGAGCGCTCACCGCCAGGCGCCAGCAAAGCCAAGAAGGGGACACGGAAAGCCTCGCGGGGGACCCGCGGCCGCAACTGCCACATCCGCAACCTGATGGTGAAGGTGCGCGACCTGGGCCTGGGCTTCAACTCGGACGAGATCGTGCTCTTCAAGTACTGCAGTGGGTCCTGCCACCGCGCACGCAGCAACTATGACCTGACGCTGAGCAGCCTGCTGCGGCAGCAGCTCATCACCCCAGGGCCGCAGGAGCGGGTCCTCAGCCACCCCTGCTGCCGGCCCACCCGCTACGAGGCTGTCTCCTTCATGGACGTGCAAAACACGTGGCAGACAGTGGAGAAGCTCTCGGCAGCTGAGTGCAGCTGCATTGGctga